In Methanofollis sp., a single window of DNA contains:
- a CDS encoding metallophosphoesterase — translation MHPEFLPDVPALLMENTERVLVVADLHFGIESGLARAGVHVQSRSRARASRVLAAVRETDPDLLLLLGDVKHMVPITSRQECDELPALLDSFRDLTEVKVLPGNHDGGIARFLKDGELLPAAGARIDGAGYLHGHTHPDPDLAGGLLVIGHLHPVVSLSDEVGCSLRAEPAYLYSSLTGEGWGDGTRVLAVPAACEFSGGVDVLDLKESGLGPLARCIDEDDAEVWLRDGTYIGTLAEIREQRGA, via the coding sequence ATGCACCCGGAATTCCTCCCGGACGTCCCGGCCCTCCTGATGGAGAACACGGAAAGGGTGCTCGTCGTCGCGGACCTCCATTTCGGGATCGAGTCCGGCCTTGCCCGTGCGGGCGTGCATGTGCAGAGCAGGAGCAGGGCGAGGGCGTCGCGGGTCCTTGCCGCCGTCAGGGAGACAGACCCCGACCTCCTCCTCCTCCTCGGAGACGTGAAGCATATGGTGCCTATCACGAGCAGGCAGGAGTGCGACGAACTCCCGGCTCTCCTCGACTCCTTCAGGGACCTGACCGAGGTGAAGGTGCTGCCCGGCAACCATGACGGCGGGATCGCACGTTTTCTTAAGGACGGCGAACTCCTCCCTGCGGCGGGCGCACGCATCGACGGGGCCGGCTATCTCCACGGCCATACCCATCCCGACCCAGACCTCGCGGGCGGCCTCCTCGTGATCGGCCACCTCCACCCGGTCGTCTCCCTCTCCGACGAGGTGGGGTGCTCCCTGCGGGCAGAACCCGCCTACCTGTACTCATCCCTCACCGGCGAGGGGTGGGGGGACGGGACACGCGTCCTCGCCGTGCCCGCGGCCTGCGAATTTTCCGGCGGGGTGGACGTGCTCGACCTGAAAGAGAGCGGTCTCGGGCCGCTCGCGCGGTGTATCGACGAAGACGATGCCGAGGTGTGGCTGCGTGACGGGACCTACATCGGGACCCTTGCAGAGATCAGGGAACAGCGCGGCGCGTGA